In Cystobacter ferrugineus, the DNA window GGGTGATGGCCTCTCCCACGGTGACGGTCCGGTCGATCTCGACACTGACGTACAGCATGCCGCCGCCCGGGCCACACTCGGCCGGGTTGCCCTCATACGTGAGGGAGAACTCGAGGGTGTCACCGCAGCTCGAGGGCGGGGTGCAGTAGGTGGCCCCGGAAGAAACCCCCTCGTAGTACTCGCCCGTGATCGCGGGCTCCGCGATGTTCCACGCGCAGGTGGGCTTCAGTGGGCGGCAGCACGCGGTGTTGCCGTCTCCACACTTGTCCGTGTGGCAGGAGACGGGGTTGGTGGTGGTGCCCGACCCACAGGCCTGGGGCGAGACGGCGTCCTTGCCCGAGCGCGTGCAGAACGCGACCCGATTGCCGTCACAGAAGGCGGTGTTGGGCGTGCAGCTGAAGTCACCGCTCGCGGCCGGGCCCTGGGGACCTTGAGGACCCTGGGGACCTTGAGGACCCTGGGGGCCAGCGGGACCGGCGGGGCCCTGCGAGGTGCAGGCCGAGAGGGAGAGGAGAACCGCGAGCGACAGGCAACGAAGGGACATGGATGGAGTCTCCGGATGCGCGCGGGTTCACCGCGCGTGTGCGAGGGGATAGACCCATCCTTGTGAAGGGCAATATTTGTGCTTCTTATTTTCTCTCGAATTCCGGTTTCCTTGTCTCAAGAGCCGAGCCGGAGATTTGGGTTGCCCGGGGCCAAGCCGCCGTTCCTGGACCGACGGCATCACACCTCGACGAAGCACAGCTGGATGCAGGCCCGCGCCACCCGGGTGAGTTCCCACGCGCCCACCGCCAGCGTCAGCCGGAGCGGCAGTGCCGCCACGAAGGCCTTGGTGAAAACAGGCTCGGGCGCCAGCCACGCCGCGAAGTAAATGAAGACAGAGAGCGTCACACTGGAGAGGAACAGGGGCGAGCTGAACAGCTCCCGCGCTGCTTCGCGCACTCCCTCGCCCATGTAGTGGGTGGAGAGCTTCAGGGCCATGAAGAGGCGGCTCGCCTCCAGTGACGGGGGCAGGAGCAGCCGCGACGGGCCATACCGGGAGAGGAACTCCTCGCGCGGCCGCAGTTCCCACTCCGCTGACCCCGGCGCCGTGGAGGCCCGTACAAGCCGGAACCGGCGTCCTTCCTCCCTCTCCATCCCGCCTATACGCTAGAAGGACGCAAACGCATCCCGTAACCGAAAGGACCCGCTGAATGTCCCGGATCCACCTGCTCTGCAAAAAAGGCGAACACCTCAAAGAGACCGTCCAGAAGTCCGGCATCTGGGACAGTGGCAACTGGGTCGTCACCGCCGATGAAGCGCAGCGACTGGTAGGAGGGACTCTCTACCTGCACGAAACGAAGGGCAAACGGTCCTATTTCGGCGGTCGAATCACTGGCTTCCGGCCAATCGTCACCAACGACAAGATCAAGGATCGAACGATCTTCACCTTCGAATTCCTTCCGCAGGCCAAGGACGTCGCCTGGCCTCCCGGGAGTAGCGTGCGCCACTCTCAGCTGATCATCCTGGACTAAGAGCGGCTCACGTTCCCCGGGCCCGCTGACGTCTTGCATCGGAGCTCCTCCTCGCTGAACATCGGTTGGTGTCTCCACGCCCCTCTGGTTCTCCACCGCTTCGTGTCCTGGCCGACGTCTTCGCACGCACGCGCGTCCATGATGGGGCGCTCGTGCTTGGCGCCGCGCTGTTCACCGCGTTGCTCGCGCAGGTCGCCATCGAGGTGCCGGGCTCCCCGGTGCCGATCACGGGCCAGACGCTCGCGGTCGTCCTCATGGCCGCCGCGCTCGGGCCCGTGCGTGGCATGGCCGGGCAGCTCGCCTACGTCCTGCTCGGGGCGGTGGGACTGCCGTTCTATTCCAAGGGGGCCAGCGGCTGGGCACAGGTGCTCGGGCCGACCGGCGGCTACCTGGTGGGCTTCATCCCCGCGGCCTTCCTCGTGGGCCTCGCGGCGCGGCACGGCTTCGACAGGGTGGCATGGAAGGCGGTCCCGCTCTTCCTCGCTGGCCAGCTCGTCATCCTGGCCATCGGCGTGCCCTGGCTCTGTGTGGCGGCCCCGCTCGACCTCGCCACGGCCCTGCACAAGGGCTTGCTGCCCTTCCTCCCCGGTGGGTTGCTCAAGGCAACCCTCGCCGGCCTGTGGATGCCCCTCGCCTGGAGGCTCATACAGCCTCGCGAGCCATGAATGAAGAACTTCATGCACCTGGTGGACCATCACGAGGCGCGCTGTCTTGCTTTGAGCGCGGACGGCACGCTCCTGGCGACAGGGGGGAAGGACGGACTCCGGTTGTGGAGCGCGCAGCAGGGGACCCAACTGGTAGTTCGCGCCGACGTGGGCCCGGTCAAGGCGCTGTGCTTCACGCCCGAGGGGGAGCACCTGCTCATCGGCGGGCGGGACGGGACACTCCGGCGCTGGGCCTTCCCCTCTGGAGCGGATGTGCAGCGCGTGCAGTGGGAGCAGCCCGTCATCGCCCTGGCAGTGACTGCACACAGCGGCCACATCGCCGTGGGGCTGGGAACAAGGAGCACTCCTGCTGGCACCCACGTGGTCGTGCTCGCCCCGGGTGGAACCCCTGTCGAGCTGCTGTCTCAGGACAAGACCCAAGGCGACTGGTCCCTGGCGTTCTCTCCGGGCGGTCGGACCCTGGCGGCACTCAACGTCGATGGGCATACCACGGAGGGCGCCTTCTTCGCCGTGGTGGATGTGGCGACAGGCACCCTCCTGCAGCAACGTCTCGTGGGAACGCTGCACTACTCAGGCTCGGTATCGTTCAGCCCGGCCGGGCACCTGGCGGTAGCTCCAAACCCGTGGAGGGACAGCAGTGGAGGAGTCGGGGCAACCGGCTTCGCGGTGCTCGAGAACAGCCAGAGCCCGACGCCCCTTCTGACGTCCTGGTGGGAACACGAAACGGTGTTCCTGCCCGACGGCAGCCTCGTCGGCCGGAGCTGGAGCGCGCTCCACTTCCGCCCTCATCTGCACGACAAGGTCAGCGCCTCCCTGACTCTGCCAGAGGGAGGGCCCGAGGTAACGCTCCTCGCGGCGGCCACGAGCGCACCGGTGGTGGCCACGGCCGTAGGAGACAACCGGGTGCTGGTGGGCTCCGTGGACGAGCTGCTGCGCCATGCCGAGGCGCATGGGTGAGGGTTGGAGCCGAGGGCCTGCCTGGCACGTGTCTTTGATCGTGCCGCCGATGGGGTGAACTCCGTTCGCGGCGATGGCTCCCGGAGCTGCCGTGGACGGTGACCCTCGTGGTTACTTCCGCTGGCGGCACTTGAAGGAGAGGACCTCGATCGTCTCGATGGCATCTTCCCTGGGACCGCGCTCCACCTCCAAAGCTGGGGGAGCCCAAGTCCCCGGCAACCCCGCGAAAGTTATTCGGACCCCTTCAGCAATCGAAGCTCCTCGCTATTACGTCTCCTCAGCTCGGTGATTTGCTCTTCCGTGGGCGGGCCGTCGAGTAAAAATATTCCGAGTTTGGCGAGCGTCAGCTCGGTTTCGAGCACCGCGCGAAGCTGCGCGTATAGGATGGGGTCATCGGGAAACCTCTGCCGAGCTTCACGCTCGAGCGCTGGGTCCAGGACGAGCGCCTCAAACTTCTCGGCATCATGCCCCGCTTCGGCGCGGATTGATTCTCTCTTGTCGTAAAACCAGTGAGCGGCGCCGTCGGAATTCATTTGGCTGGCGGAGCGCTGGTGCTGGGTCTCCGGGGAGAGTGCGTCGCTACGACCCGAGTGGAGGAAGCGCCGGTGGCGGGTGTCCAGGAGGAGCGCCGCGATGCGCTCTCGGCGCGGGGCTCGACGGAGGACGAGGTGCGAGCCCTCGTGTCCCGCTCGCGTGACCTCCTGGAGTTGTTCTTCGCGCTGCGCCAGAACTTCGCGCTCGTCGCCAGCCTGAGCGTGGAGCAGCGCCGGCGGCTCCTGCCGACGTTCGGTGACAGCGAGCCTCCCTGGAACATGGAGGGCGTCTGGAGCTGGGATACGTCCCATGTCATCGTGCACCAGGGCGGGGGCCGTGACGGCCTGCAGTTGGTGGGCCGGCAGCACTGGGAGCACTGACGGCTCACCCCCGAGATGACTACCATGCTCCACCTCGGGCGTGTTCCAGCTCGACTTCCAGGCTCCCTCCGAGTGGTGCGGGTAGGCGGACTGGACTCTCCCAGGTGGGCGTAGCTCCATTGGACCACAGGTTTCTGAGTAGGCATGCAGAGGAGAGCAAGGCCGATGCGCATGCGTTTTGGCCGTTACAGACTGCCGGGCTGGGTGATCCCCCTTCTTGGTTGTGAGAGTTCTGTCCTATCCTACAGGATATATTCCACTCAGGGGGGAGGCACCGGACTTGGAGAAACTGCACGGCCACACCGAGCCGAAGCGCCAGGGAAGACGATCACGGCCGTGGTGGGTGGCCTGGGATTGCTGGCTGGTCGTCCTGCTTCTCCAGGCGGCGTGCGCGACGCAGGCACCAATGGCGGGATTGGGTGGGTCGCGGAGTCGCACCTGGCCGGAGGTTCCCGAGGATGATGCGGCCCGGGCGGGCCCGGCTACGGAGCCAGGACTCGAGGGCATTCCAGTTCTTGACGTGGTGGTAGTTGCGCCCGGGCGAGTGAGAACACGGCCCATACCCATCACCAAGGCGGAATTTCGGGAGCACGTGGAGCAACTCGCGCGGGGGCGCAGGCTCCAGGGAGGGCCCCAGGAAGTAGCTGCGGAATTGCTCAAGGTGCAGGAGTTGCTGCGCCAGGCTCGAGAGGTGCGGCCGGTCTCAGACGTGGAGGGGGCGGGCAGATTCAGCGCGGAGGCGGACCCACAGGCTGACGGCGGCCGGGGGAGGGTGTATTCCATCCTGCCAGAGGAGCAGTGGGGGCCGGTTCAGCTCGATCCGCAAGCCGAGGCCGAGTTTCGCGCGATGTATGAGCGGTTTTGCATCGTCCGAGGGGGCGGCGACTGCCTCGGACTGTTCGAGGATGGCCCCTATCTGCGCTCGGATGACCGAAGCACCCTGGCCCTGGCGCTGGCCTTCGGCTCAGTCCTGGACGAAACGTACGCAGCACTGGGTCGAGARCTGAGCCCCAAGGCGCTCCTCACGTCTATTTTGTGGACAGCGAGTTTCTACTTTGGATTGTGGCTRTTGCCGGAACCGGCGACCAAGGGAGTKGCGGCCGTGCTCACGGTGGCGCTGGTGGCCTGGCTCGGTATCGACACGGTGTGGGGCCTCATGGACGGGTGGGCGGAGCTCGTCATGAAGGCGCGGGTGGCCACCACCTTCGACGAGCTGCGCGAAGCGGGGGCGGGGTTCTCCAAGGTGTTGGGGACGGACGCGGCCCGGGCGMTAATTATTGCCGTGACGGCGCTCTCGGGGAGGACGCTGGCGGAGGTAGGCCCGGYGTTGCGCTCGCTGCCGAGCTTCCGGCTCGCTCAGGTGCAGCTCGCAGGGCAGGGGGCACCGAAGTGGGTGGTGGTGCGGTTGGAACAGGTCAAGGAGGTGGCCGCCTCTGCAGAGGGGGCCCTGGCGATCACGGTGGGGCCCGAAGGGGCCCTCGCCGGAGCGATGATGAGTCGCAACAGCGCGGCGAGTGCCAGCACGAGCGGGACGCCTGCCAACGAAGTGTACCGGCACCGCGGTGGTAATAGGCAGGTAGAGAGAAACGGCGAGCGGTGGCACCTGCCACGGGGAGTGTCCGTCAATGACATTCCGGCCTCGGATCCCTTGGGGGACCAACTCCAGGCGGCGGCGCGGCGGCTGGCGGCGCGCTGGGGACCGCAGTACTACACGCCGAAGGTGGAAAGAGCCATAGAACGAATGCTCCAGAGGGGGCTCGTGCACCGCGCGAACCTGCTGGAGCGCCAAGCTCGAGGGCGGTGGGTGGAAGAGGAGCTCAAGCTGCTCTTCCCTCAGCTGGACTGGAGAGCGAGGGGCGTCGATGTGGTAGGGCCAACGGGGCAAAAGTACCACTATGAGATCCTGTCCGGGACCGAATCGAACTTCGAGCTTCACGGACGGCGGATGGCGAGCACCTTCTTTCGTATGATCCTCTTCTGAGGTACGCGTGAGCCGGAATATCCATTACGAGAACCGCGAGATTCAGGGCGAGCGGCTGGAACTGACCGACAAGGAGGCCAGCTACTGGCTCGGGCCCAACCTCACGCTGCGGGGCTGTACGGTCGTTATCGGCGTTAGCCGACGGCAATTCGTCCCCATGTGGGGGTCGCTTATCGACTGCACCATTGAGGCAAAGCGCCAGGTCGAGGACCTGTGGTGGACGCGCATGCGGTTTGAGGGCTGCCGGTTCAAAGGGCGGTATTCAGGCGTTGGGTTCGGTCAGCGAGTCGGAGTCGACACCTGGTGGGAGCACGGCGGGATAGCGAATTGTGACTTCTCCGAGGCTCGGCTGGACCTGTGCAGTTTCCATGGTTGCGACATGCGGACAATTCAGCTCCCGAAGTGGCCGTGCTTCACCATCCTGGATCCGCTCAAGCACGGACCGGAGCTATTGAGCGTGCCCTGGCCGGGCGACTTCTTCCCGGTCACCCTCCAGGGGCCGAGCAAAGAGCGGCCTGATAGAGCGGCGCTGAGCTTTTACGCGCCTGCGGAAGCGAAGCGCTCTGGCGTATCGCTGGAGGAGCTCAAGGCGGCTGTGGAAC includes these proteins:
- a CDS encoding biotin transporter BioY, which produces MLGAALFTALLAQVAIEVPGSPVPITGQTLAVVLMAAALGPVRGMAGQLAYVLLGAVGLPFYSKGASGWAQVLGPTGGYLVGFIPAAFLVGLAARHGFDRVAWKAVPLFLAGQLVILAIGVPWLCVAAPLDLATALHKGLLPFLPGGLLKATLAGLWMPLAWRLIQPREP
- a CDS encoding WD40 repeat domain-containing protein, which produces MKNFMHLVDHHEARCLALSADGTLLATGGKDGLRLWSAQQGTQLVVRADVGPVKALCFTPEGEHLLIGGRDGTLRRWAFPSGADVQRVQWEQPVIALAVTAHSGHIAVGLGTRSTPAGTHVVVLAPGGTPVELLSQDKTQGDWSLAFSPGGRTLAALNVDGHTTEGAFFAVVDVATGTLLQQRLVGTLHYSGSVSFSPAGHLAVAPNPWRDSSGGVGATGFAVLENSQSPTPLLTSWWEHETVFLPDGSLVGRSWSALHFRPHLHDKVSASLTLPEGGPEVTLLAAATSAPVVATAVGDNRVLVGSVDELLRHAEAHG